A stretch of the Gossypium hirsutum isolate 1008001.06 chromosome D07, Gossypium_hirsutum_v2.1, whole genome shotgun sequence genome encodes the following:
- the LOC107925736 gene encoding chaperonin 60 subunit beta 2, chloroplastic: MASTFTAMSSVGSFVAPNGLVMDKKLSSSSNRLSSLASVSSSSFLSRRNVVLGRSRLPKISAAKELHFNNDGSAIKKLQTGVNKLADLVGVTLGPKGRNVVLESKYCSPKIVNDGVTVAKEVELEDPVENIGAKLVRQAAAKTNGLAGDGATTSVVLAQGLIAEGVKLWQSKREVPSYSSAL, from the exons ATGGCATCCACTTTCACAGCCATGTCATCAGTTGGCTCATTTGTTGCACCTAATGGTCTGGTCATGGATAAGAAGCTTTCATCTTCTTCCAACAGATTGTCATCTTTAGCATCCGTTTCTTCATCTTCATTTCTTAGTAGACGAAATGTTGTTCTTGGAAGATCTCGTCTGCCCAAGATTTCTGCAGCAAAAGAGCTACATTTCAATAATGATGGGTCAGCCATAAAGAAATTACAA ACTGGTGTGAACAAGCTTGCTGATTTGGTTGGAGTCACTCTTGGACCAAAAGGCAGGAATGTCGTTCTAGAGAGCAAATATTGCTCTCCCAAAATCGTTAATGATGGTGTGACAGTGGCTAAGGAG GTTGAGTTGGAGGACCCAGTTGAGAACATTGGGGCCAAGTTAGTAAGACAGGCAGCTGCTAAAACTAATGGCTTGGCTGGTGATGGAGCAACAACTTCTGTTGTTCTTGCGCAAGGTTTGATTGCTGAAGGTGTCAAG CTTTGGCAATCCAAAAGGGAAGTCCCATCCTATTCTTCAGCTCTTTGA
- the LOC107925761 gene encoding calcium-transporting ATPase 1-like, translating to MIIILVCIDVGYYKILSSLWLLVLGLLVDKKITNARDLINILEDAIRSGYPILIIAEDIEQEALETLVVNKLRVPGTPVTLPGAAGDFAVGLEQLASMTRDHKLSALQQYGGVKGLSDLLKTNLETGIYGDEVDLLNRKTAFGSNTYPRKKGRSFWRFLWEAWQDLTLIILVVAASVSLGLGIKTENMEKVFKFSIMKLDRNMNHILITSLMSTILDMEASVWLLCSCICQMLKRGGDNISKCQGQY from the exons ATGATTATAATATTGGT GTGCATAGATGTTGGATACTACAAGATCCTGTCTAGCCTATGGCTACTTGTTTTGGGACTGCTGgttgataaaaaaattactaatgcAAGAGATCTTATCAACATCCTGGAAGATGCCATTAGGAGCGGATACCCAATTTTGATAATTGCTGAAGACATTGAACAGGAAGCATTAGAAACTCTGGTTGTGAACAAACTTAGAG TGCCAGGTACCCCAGTTACGCTGCCAGGTGCTGCTGGTGATTTTGCAGTTGGACTAGAACAACTTGCTTCGATGACCCGGGATCATAAATTATCTGCTCTTCAACAATATGGTGGG GTTAAGGGGTTGTCTGATCTGTTGAAAACAAATTTAGAGACGGGAATTTACGGGGATGAGGTTGATTTGTTAAACCGCAAGACTGCATTTGGATCAAATACATATCCACGGAAAAAGGGACGGAGTTTCTGG AGGTTTCTTTGGGAGGCATGGCAAGATTTAACCCTTATCATATTGGTTGTAGCTGCTTCTGTGTCTTTGGGGTTGGGAATAAAGACAGAG AACATGGAGAAGGTCTTCAAGTTCTCCATTATGAAGTTGGACAGAAATATGAACCACATTTTGATTACTTCGTTGATGAGTACAATACTAGACATGGAGGCCAGCGTATGGCTACTATGCTCATGTATTT GTCAGATGTTGAAGAGGGGGGGAGACAATATTTCCAAATGCCAAGGGCAATATTAG